In one window of Pseudomonas benzenivorans DNA:
- a CDS encoding sigma-54-dependent transcriptional regulator codes for MPHILIVEDETIIRSALRRLLERNQYQVSEAGSVQEAQERFSIPGFDLIVSDLRLPGAPGTEMIKLAEGTPVLIMTSYASLRSAVDSMKMGAVDYIAKPFDHDEMLQTVARILRDRQTAKSSPGERPASSRGGADKGAEAGSGEIGIIGSCAPMQELYGKIRKVAPTDSNVLIQGESGTGKELVARALHNLSRRAKAPLISVNCAAIPETLIESELFGHEKGAFTGASASRAGLVEAADGGTLFLDEIGELPLEAQARLLRVLQEGEIRRVGSVQSQKVDVRLIAATHRDLKGLAKVGQFREDLYYRLHVIALKLPALRERGNDVIEIARAFLLRQCTRMGRDDLHFAPDAEQAIRHYAWPGNVRELENAIERAVILCENTAISAELLGIDIELDNLDDSDDEFAGAPTQAGNSSMEPTEDLSLEDYFQHFVLEHQDHMTETELARKLGISRKCLWERRQRLGIPRRKSGAVTGT; via the coding sequence ATGCCTCATATTTTGATCGTCGAAGACGAAACCATCATCCGCTCCGCCCTGCGCCGCCTGCTCGAGCGCAACCAGTACCAGGTCAGCGAAGCCGGCTCGGTGCAGGAGGCCCAGGAACGCTTCAGCATCCCCGGCTTCGACCTGATCGTCAGCGACCTGCGCCTGCCCGGTGCCCCCGGCACCGAGATGATCAAGCTGGCCGAGGGCACCCCGGTGCTGATCATGACCAGCTATGCCAGCCTGCGCTCGGCGGTGGACTCGATGAAAATGGGCGCGGTCGACTACATCGCCAAACCCTTCGACCATGACGAGATGCTGCAGACCGTGGCGCGCATCCTGCGCGACCGCCAGACCGCCAAGAGCAGCCCAGGCGAGCGCCCCGCCAGCAGCCGCGGCGGCGCCGACAAGGGCGCCGAGGCCGGCAGCGGCGAGATCGGCATCATCGGCTCCTGCGCCCCCATGCAGGAGCTCTACGGCAAGATCCGCAAGGTCGCGCCGACCGACTCCAATGTGCTGATCCAGGGCGAATCCGGCACCGGCAAGGAGCTGGTCGCCCGCGCCCTGCACAACCTGTCCAGGCGCGCCAAGGCACCGCTGATCTCGGTCAACTGCGCGGCGATCCCGGAGACCCTGATCGAGTCCGAACTGTTCGGCCACGAGAAAGGCGCCTTCACCGGCGCCAGCGCCAGCCGCGCCGGGTTGGTCGAGGCCGCAGATGGCGGCACGCTGTTCCTCGACGAAATCGGCGAGCTGCCGCTGGAGGCCCAGGCCCGCCTGCTGCGCGTGTTGCAGGAAGGCGAGATCCGCCGGGTCGGCTCGGTGCAGTCGCAGAAGGTCGACGTGCGCCTGATCGCCGCCACCCACCGCGACCTCAAGGGCCTGGCCAAGGTCGGCCAGTTCCGCGAGGACCTGTACTACCGCCTGCACGTCATCGCCCTGAAGCTGCCAGCCCTGCGCGAGCGCGGCAACGACGTGATCGAGATCGCCCGCGCCTTCCTGTTGCGCCAGTGCACCCGCATGGGGCGTGACGACCTGCACTTCGCCCCGGACGCCGAACAGGCGATCCGTCATTACGCCTGGCCGGGCAACGTCCGCGAACTGGAGAACGCCATCGAGCGCGCGGTGATCCTCTGCGAGAACACCGCCATCTCGGCCGAGCTGCTGGGCATCGACATCGAGCTGGACAACCTGGACGACAGCGACGACGAATTCGCAGGTGCCCCCACCCAGGCCGGCAACAGCAGTATGGAGCCGACCGAGGACCTGTCACTGGAAGACTATTTCCAGCACTTCGTGCTGGAACACCAGGACCACATGACCGAGACCGAACTGGCGCGCAAGCTCGGCATCAGCCGCAAGTGCCTGTGGGAGCGGCGCCAGCGCCTGGGCATCCCAAGACGCAAATCCGGCGCGGTGACCGGCACCTGA
- a CDS encoding polynucleotide adenylyltransferase PcnB, with translation MLKKLFKSLRSPLRRAKQSHSTPEVLSNRQHPIHRGDISRYAISVVERLQNAGYQAYLVGGCVRDLLLDLDPKDFDVATSATPEQVRAEFRNARVIGRRFKLVHVHFGREIIEVATFRANHPQDEEDDDPRASRHESGRILRDNVYGSLEDDAQRRDFTINALYYDPGSERILDYAHGVHDIRNHLIRLIGDPTQRYQEDPVRMLRAVRFAAKLDFDIEKHSAAPIYKLAPMLGEIPAARLFDEVLKLFLAGYAVYTYELLVDYGLFGQLFPASAAALKHNPDYTDTLIHNALANTDLRIQQGKPVTPAFLFAALLWPALPARVLKLQERGMPPIPAMQEAAHELISEQCQRIAVPKRFTLPIREIWDMQERLPRRSGKRADLLLENPRFRAGYDFLLLRESAGEQTGGLGDWWTAYQDASDSERRSMIRDLSGKEDGPGAPRKRKRSGGRRKRGAGEGTAKPGND, from the coding sequence ATGCTGAAAAAGCTGTTCAAGTCTTTACGCTCCCCGCTGCGCCGCGCGAAACAATCGCACAGCACCCCCGAAGTGCTGAGCAACCGTCAGCACCCGATCCACCGCGGGGACATCAGCCGCTATGCCATCAGCGTGGTCGAGCGCCTGCAGAATGCCGGCTACCAGGCCTACCTGGTCGGCGGCTGCGTGCGCGACCTGCTGCTGGACCTCGACCCCAAGGATTTCGACGTCGCCACCAGCGCCACGCCCGAGCAGGTCCGCGCCGAGTTCCGCAACGCCCGGGTGATCGGCCGACGCTTCAAGCTGGTGCACGTGCATTTCGGCCGCGAGATCATCGAGGTGGCCACCTTCCGCGCCAACCACCCCCAGGACGAGGAGGACGACGATCCGCGGGCGTCGCGCCACGAGAGCGGACGCATCCTGCGCGACAATGTCTACGGCAGCCTGGAGGACGACGCCCAGCGCCGCGATTTCACCATCAACGCGCTGTATTACGACCCGGGCAGCGAACGCATCCTCGACTACGCCCACGGCGTGCACGACATCCGCAACCACCTGATCCGCCTGATCGGCGACCCGACCCAGCGCTACCAGGAAGACCCGGTACGCATGCTGCGGGCGGTGCGCTTCGCCGCCAAGCTGGATTTCGACATCGAGAAACACAGCGCCGCACCTATCTACAAGCTGGCGCCCATGCTCGGCGAGATTCCCGCCGCGCGCCTGTTCGACGAGGTGCTCAAGCTGTTCCTCGCCGGCTATGCGGTCTACACCTACGAGCTGCTGGTGGACTACGGCCTGTTCGGCCAGCTGTTCCCGGCCAGTGCCGCGGCGCTCAAGCACAACCCGGACTACACCGATACCCTTATCCACAACGCCCTGGCCAACACCGACCTGCGCATCCAGCAGGGCAAGCCGGTGACCCCGGCGTTCCTCTTCGCCGCCCTGCTCTGGCCGGCGCTGCCGGCCCGCGTACTGAAGCTGCAGGAGCGCGGCATGCCACCGATCCCGGCGATGCAGGAAGCGGCCCACGAGCTGATCAGCGAACAGTGCCAGCGCATCGCCGTTCCCAAGCGCTTCACCCTACCGATCCGCGAGATCTGGGACATGCAGGAGCGCCTGCCGCGGCGCAGCGGCAAACGCGCCGACCTGCTGCTTGAGAACCCGCGCTTCCGCGCCGGCTACGACTTCCTCCTGCTGCGCGAAAGCGCGGGCGAGCAGACCGGCGGCCTGGGCGACTGGTGGACCGCCTATCAGGACGCCAGCGACAGCGAGCGGCGCAGCATGATCCGCGACCTCAGCGGCAAGGAAGACGGCCCCGGTGCGCCGCGTAAGCGCAAGCGCAGTGGCGGCCGGCGCAAACGCGGCGCCGGCGAAGGCACGGCCAAGCCCGGTAACGATTGA
- the panB gene encoding 3-methyl-2-oxobutanoate hydroxymethyltransferase, with the protein MPDVTLSTLQSLKQSGEKIAMLTCYDATFAQVACQAGVEVLLVGDSLGMVLQGHDSTLPVSVADMAYHVAAVKRGNQGALILVDLPFMAYATHEQTLANCATLMQAGAHMVKLEGAAWLAEPIRLLAERGVPVCAHLGLTPQAVNLLGGYKVQGRQEAQARQMRADAMALEQAGAAMLLLECVPSELAAEISQAVRIPVIGIGAGGATDGQVLVLHDMLGLSLSGRTPKFVKDFMAGQDGIPAALAAYVRAVKERSFPAAEHGFSA; encoded by the coding sequence ATGCCTGACGTTACCCTGAGCACCCTGCAGAGCCTCAAGCAGAGCGGCGAGAAGATCGCCATGCTGACCTGTTACGACGCCACCTTCGCCCAGGTCGCCTGCCAGGCCGGGGTCGAGGTGCTGCTGGTCGGCGACTCCCTCGGCATGGTCCTGCAGGGGCACGACAGCACCCTGCCGGTCAGCGTCGCCGACATGGCCTACCACGTCGCCGCCGTCAAACGCGGCAACCAGGGTGCCCTGATTCTCGTCGACCTGCCCTTCATGGCCTACGCCACCCACGAGCAGACCCTGGCCAACTGCGCCACCCTGATGCAGGCCGGCGCCCACATGGTCAAATTGGAAGGCGCGGCCTGGCTGGCCGAGCCGATTCGCCTGCTGGCCGAACGCGGCGTGCCGGTCTGCGCCCACCTGGGCCTGACCCCTCAGGCGGTCAACCTGCTCGGCGGCTACAAGGTCCAGGGCCGCCAGGAAGCCCAGGCACGGCAGATGCGCGCCGACGCCATGGCCCTGGAACAGGCCGGCGCGGCCATGCTGCTGCTTGAGTGCGTGCCCAGCGAACTGGCTGCGGAGATCAGCCAGGCGGTGCGCATCCCGGTGATCGGCATCGGTGCCGGCGGCGCCACCGACGGCCAGGTACTGGTGCTGCACGACATGCTCGGGCTGTCCCTGAGCGGCCGTACGCCCAAGTTCGTTAAGGACTTCATGGCCGGCCAGGACGGCATCCCGGCGGCGCTCGCCGCCTACGTCAGGGCGGTCAAGGAGCGCAGCTTCCCCGCCGCCGAACACGGATTCTCCGCATGA
- the panC gene encoding pantoate--beta-alanine ligase, producing MNTVKTIRDLRAAVAQARAEGKQIGFVPTMGNLHAGHAALVTKAAQRADFVVASIFVNPLQFGPNEDLATYPRTLADDQDKLLDAGCHLLFTPDVEEMYPDGMAGQTRVSVPGVAEGLCGASRPGHFEGVATVVTKLLNMVQPDLAVFGQKDFQQLAVIRTLVRDLNMPIQIIGEPTVRAADGLALSSRNGYLTPEQRTVAPTLYRGLQQIATALHAGERDFAQLIAAAQQQQQDAGFRPDYLEIREANSLRPATAADRQLVILVAAFLGSTRLIDNLTLDLDATP from the coding sequence ATGAACACGGTCAAGACCATCCGCGATCTGCGCGCCGCCGTAGCCCAGGCCCGCGCCGAGGGCAAGCAGATCGGCTTCGTGCCGACCATGGGCAACCTGCACGCCGGCCATGCCGCCCTGGTGACCAAGGCGGCCCAGCGCGCCGACTTCGTGGTGGCGAGCATCTTCGTCAACCCGTTGCAGTTCGGCCCCAACGAAGACCTCGCCACCTACCCGCGCACCCTCGCCGACGACCAAGACAAACTGCTCGACGCCGGCTGCCACCTGCTGTTCACCCCGGACGTCGAGGAGATGTACCCGGACGGCATGGCCGGGCAGACCCGTGTCAGCGTACCGGGGGTCGCCGAAGGCCTGTGCGGCGCCAGCCGTCCCGGGCACTTCGAGGGGGTCGCCACCGTGGTGACCAAGCTGCTCAACATGGTCCAGCCAGACCTGGCGGTGTTCGGCCAGAAGGACTTCCAGCAGCTGGCGGTGATCCGCACCCTGGTGCGCGACCTGAACATGCCGATCCAGATCATCGGCGAGCCGACGGTGCGCGCCGCGGACGGCCTGGCACTGTCTTCGCGCAACGGCTACCTGACACCCGAACAGCGCACCGTGGCGCCCACCCTGTACCGCGGCCTGCAACAGATCGCCACGGCGCTGCACGCAGGCGAGCGCGACTTCGCCCAGTTGATCGCCGCCGCCCAGCAGCAACAGCAGGACGCCGGTTTCCGCCCGGACTACCTGGAGATTCGCGAGGCGAACAGCCTGCGCCCGGCCACCGCCGCGGACCGCCAGTTGGTGATCCTGGTTGCGGCCTTCCTCGGCAGCACCCGGCTGATCGACAACCTGACTCTCGACCTCGACGCCACCCCCTGA
- the folK gene encoding 2-amino-4-hydroxy-6-hydroxymethyldihydropteridine diphosphokinase, whose amino-acid sequence MERVYIGLGSNLAEPLQQLRGALAALAELPDSRLAATSSFYASDPLGPADQPRYVNAVAALDTALAPLALLDALQAIELNQGRTRKAERWGPRTLDLDILLFGQRTLDEPRLCVPHYHMHARPFVLYPLAELAPELRLPDGRCLSELLAACPFVGLERLG is encoded by the coding sequence ATGGAAAGGGTCTACATCGGCCTGGGCAGCAACCTGGCCGAACCGCTGCAGCAACTGCGCGGCGCTCTCGCCGCCCTGGCCGAGCTGCCCGACTCGCGGCTCGCGGCCACCTCGTCCTTCTATGCCAGCGACCCGCTCGGCCCGGCGGACCAGCCGCGCTACGTCAACGCCGTGGCCGCGCTGGACACCGCGCTCGCCCCCCTGGCCCTGCTCGACGCCCTGCAGGCCATAGAGCTGAACCAGGGGCGCACGCGCAAGGCCGAACGCTGGGGGCCGCGCACCCTGGACCTGGACATCCTGCTGTTCGGCCAGCGCACCCTGGACGAGCCGCGCCTGTGCGTACCGCACTACCACATGCATGCCCGGCCCTTCGTGCTCTACCCGCTGGCCGAACTGGCCCCCGAGCTGCGCCTGCCGGATGGCCGCTGCCTGAGCGAGTTGCTCGCCGCCTGCCCCTTCGTCGGCCTGGAGCGCCTGGGCTGA
- the panD gene encoding aspartate 1-decarboxylase, which yields MHAIMLKAKLHRAEVTHAVLDYEGSCAIDGEWLDLAGIHEYEQIQIYNIDNGERFTTYAIRGEAGSRMISVNGAAAHKAKVGDRVIICAYAHYSEAELASFKPRMLYMAPGNELSHTSNAIPVQVA from the coding sequence ATGCATGCGATCATGCTCAAGGCCAAACTGCACCGCGCCGAAGTCACCCATGCCGTGCTCGACTACGAAGGCTCCTGCGCCATCGACGGCGAATGGCTGGACCTGGCCGGCATCCACGAATACGAGCAGATCCAGATCTACAACATCGACAACGGCGAGCGCTTCACCACCTACGCGATTCGCGGCGAAGCCGGTTCGCGGATGATCTCGGTCAACGGCGCCGCGGCGCACAAGGCCAAGGTCGGCGACCGGGTGATCATCTGCGCCTATGCCCACTACAGCGAGGCCGAACTGGCCAGCTTCAAGCCGCGCATGCTGTATATGGCGCCGGGCAACGAACTGAGCCACACCAGCAACGCGATCCCGGTGCAGGTTGCCTGA